The Ziziphus jujuba cultivar Dongzao chromosome 7, ASM3175591v1 genome includes a region encoding these proteins:
- the LOC107434202 gene encoding glycosyltransferase BC10, whose product MKAMPRSRGDKEESEKHIGLLKLVQILSFLVVFVAGVVIGLATSSHVNQHFNPQAEVYSFINHYSTNAPVVEEKNCTILKECEKAEDCLSMKVFLKPNNLTHSMSDDELFWRASMVPTKEEYPYKRVPKVAFMFLTRGPLPMLPLWERFFRGHEKLFSVYVHAPPGYKLNVTNTSAFYQRQIPSQHVSWGTVALFDAERRLLANALLDFSNERFVLLSESCIPVYNFPTIYKYLIGSDQSFVESYDDPSRYGRGRYSRKMLPDIKLHQWRKGSQWFELQRALAVYIVSDTRYYSRFRKYCLPACYPDEHYLPTYLNMFHGSLNSNRTVTWVDWSMGGPHPALYEKANITEGFIQSIRNNGTLCRYNSEMTSICYLFARKFAPSTLEPLLNLASSVMEF is encoded by the exons ATGAAAGCAATGCCGAGAAGTAGGGGTGACAAAGAAGAAAGTGAAAAGCACATAGGATTGCTTAAACTGGTTCAGATTCTTTCCTTTCTAGTTGTTTTTGTTGCTGGTGTGGTTATAGGATTAGCGACGAGTTCTCATGTTAATCAGCATTTCAATCCCCAAGCTGAAGTTTATTCTTTCATCAATCATTATTCGACAAATGCGCCGGTTGTGGAGGAAAAGAATTGTACCATCTTGAAAGAATGTGAAAAAGCTGAGGATTGCTTGAGCATGAAGGTGTTTCTCAAGCCAAACAACCTGACTCATAGTATGTCCGATGATGAGCTTTTTTGGCGAGCTTCAATGGTGCCAACCAAGGAAGAATATCCGTACAAAAGAGTGCCTAAAGTGGCTTTCATGTTTTTGACAAGAGGTCCATTGCCAATGTTGCCATTGTGGGAGAGGTTCTTTCGTGGCCATGAGAAGCTTTTCTCAGTATATGTGCATGCTCCTCCTGGGTATAAACTCAATGTAACTAATACTTCTGCTTTCTACCAAAGGCAAATCCCTAGTCAG CATGTTTCATGGGGAACAGTCGCTCTTTTTGATGCAGAGAGGCGTCTTCTAGCTAATGCCTTGCTCGACTTCTCAAATGAGCGGTTTGTTCTTCTGTCTGAGAGCTGCATCCCAGTCTATAACTTCCCAACCATATACAAATATCTCATTGGTTCTGATCAGAGTTTTGTCGAGTCATATGATGATCCTTCTCGTTATGGGCGTGGTCGTTACAGCCGCAAGATGCTTCCTGATATTAAGCTCCACCAGTGGCGTAAAGGGTCTCAATGGTTTGAACTGCAACGTGCTCTTGCTGTGTATATAGTCTCAGACACGAGATATTATAGCCGTTtcaggaaatattgtttgcctGCTTGCTACCCAGATGAGCATTACTTACCAACTTACCTCAATATGTTCCACGGTTCACTAAATTCAAACAGGACAGTGACTTGGGTCGACTGGTCGATGGGAGGACCACACCCTGCATTGTACGAAAAGGCTAATATCACTGAAGGTTTTATACAGTCGATAAGGAACAATGGAACTCTCTGTCGATACAACTCAGAGATGACATCCATTTGCTATCTGTTTGCTCGGAAGTTTGCCCCGAGCACACTGGAGCCTTTGCTCAACCTCGCCTCATCAGTGATGGAATTTTGA